The Dehalococcoidia bacterium DNA segment GTATTCTACGCCCCATTACCTTATAATTATACCACTACGCCACGGTCGATCAGGAAGAATACAAAAAGAGGAGGTCAGCTATGTCAGCAGAAAGATGGAGACCCCGCCGAGGTCAGACACCCTTGCGCCCTCTCAGGGAGCTGGACGAGATGCGTCGCCGTTTCGAGGATGACATTGCACGGCCCTTCCTACGAGATATCTGGGAGCGGATTCCGCAGGAGATGAAGGAATGGGCTCCCTCGATAGATGTCTATGAGAAAGGGGATGCCTTTGTGGTCAAGGTTGAACTCCCCGGTATGAAACTTGAAGACATTGACGTATCGGTTTCTAATGATATGCTGGTGATCAAAGGGGAAAAACAGCCCGAAAGCGGCGTCGAAGAGGCGAACTGCTATCGGAGTGAAATCACTTATGGCAGTTTCTACCGCTCGGTAGAGATTCCTTCAGATGTAGACGCCAAGAATGTTGAAGCTGTTTATGAGGAAGGTGTACTCTACATCACTTTCCACAAGGCACTGGAGACAAAAGCGGAAAAGATCACCATAACGCCCAAGAAAGGAACAGCCTGATCCTCCAACCTCAGAGAGATAATAAGCTTTTCCGTCACGCTTTCAGCAGAGCGATTCTGCTGGAATGAGATACACGGCGCGTCCCTTCGTTCTAACCACCGCCACCCTTTTTGATATACGAGTCATTTCGTCGACGATGGGGAACATGAGCGACAGTGTTCAATGCGAAAAGGCCAACTGAGATAAGGCAATGCCAGGACCCATAACACCACGCACCGGCTATAGGCGCTTGAGGCGTTTCGAGCAGGTCGTCAATGTGTTTGTCAAACACGGATTTGGTGAAGTCCTGACTCGAATGCGCGTTGCCGAGAGGCGCATACTCCGAAGGGATGTCATCCCTCCTCAGCTTACGGCTCCGCAGCGGCTCCGCCTGGCTCTTGAAGAACTGGGACCAACCTATGTCAAATTAGGCCAGGTGATCAGCACGCGTCCTGACATAGCGCCGCCGGAGATTATCGCCGAACTCAAAAAGCTGCGATCGGCGGTCCATTTCGTTCCATCAGACGTCATCAAAGGCATTATTGAGTCTGAGCTAGGCAAGCCGATTTCCGAGATATTCGATAGCTTCGAAGACACGCCGCTGGCGGCGGGATCACTGGCTCAGGTTCATCGTGCCGTGCTGCAGCATAAACTGGTGGCAATAAAAGTACAGCGGCCGGGAATTGTGGGGGCCACTGAGACGGATATCGGTATCATGCGCACTATGGCGTCCCTGGCCGAGCGCTATTCACAGACGCTCTATTTTCTTAATCCCATTGGGCTGGTGGAAGAATTCGCCGAGCAGATCAGGAACGAACTCGATTTCCGCACGGAAGCCAACAATATGCGCCGTTTTGCGCAAAACTTCCACCGCGATGAGACGGTTCACGTCCCCGATCTATATCCGGAGCTTTGCACCCGACGGGTTATCACCATGGAGTACCTGCACGGCATCAATATATCAGATACTCAAGACCTCATCGATGCGGGGTACGATCTGCAGTTAGTCGCCAAACGCGGGGCGGTCATCGGGCTCAAGGCAACCTTTCAGCACGGTTTCTTCCATGCCGATCCGCATTCCGGAAACCTTGTAGTTTTGCCGGGAAATGTCATCGGCTTGATGGACTTCGGCATGATGGCCACCCTGTCCACGAGAGATCGAGAGCGACTGGCAAAGCTAGTCTACTTTATTTCATCCCGCGACGAAAGGCGAGTGGCCCGTGCACTCAATGAGCTGATGGAATCTGATGAAGTGGTGCCGGCCGAAGAGATGGAGCCATCCATTGCAGCTATTATCACCGAGTACAGGGACCGTGCCGCCAGCGATCTGCTGTTTGCCATGATGCTCTTCTCCATGATGCGAGTGGTCATCTTGCATGGAGGGAGATTTCGGCCCCAGCTCATCTGGGTAACCAAGAGCATCGCTGTTCTGGAGGAAGTCGCCCAGGCACTCCATGCCGATTTCAACCTCATGGATCTTGGCGCACCGTATGCCCGCAAGGTTCTCACCCAGAAGGTGAATCCCCTCCGTACACCGCACGAGTTTTACTTCTGGTTGACCGATTCTCTGGATATGGTCAGAGACCTGCCTTACGATGCGGCCATCATTCTGCGCGAGATCAGAAAGGGCCGGCTCAAGATCGAATTCGAACATAAGGGGCTCGAACCCATGCGCGAGACCTTGAATCGGGTCTCGAATCGCATGTCGCTGACCATCATCATCGCGGC contains these protein-coding regions:
- a CDS encoding Hsp20/alpha crystallin family protein; protein product: MSAERWRPRRGQTPLRPLRELDEMRRRFEDDIARPFLRDIWERIPQEMKEWAPSIDVYEKGDAFVVKVELPGMKLEDIDVSVSNDMLVIKGEKQPESGVEEANCYRSEITYGSFYRSVEIPSDVDAKNVEAVYEEGVLYITFHKALETKAEKITITPKKGTA
- a CDS encoding AarF/ABC1/UbiB kinase family protein — protein: MPGPITPRTGYRRLRRFEQVVNVFVKHGFGEVLTRMRVAERRILRRDVIPPQLTAPQRLRLALEELGPTYVKLGQVISTRPDIAPPEIIAELKKLRSAVHFVPSDVIKGIIESELGKPISEIFDSFEDTPLAAGSLAQVHRAVLQHKLVAIKVQRPGIVGATETDIGIMRTMASLAERYSQTLYFLNPIGLVEEFAEQIRNELDFRTEANNMRRFAQNFHRDETVHVPDLYPELCTRRVITMEYLHGINISDTQDLIDAGYDLQLVAKRGAVIGLKATFQHGFFHADPHSGNLVVLPGNVIGLMDFGMMATLSTRDRERLAKLVYFISSRDERRVARALNELMESDEVVPAEEMEPSIAAIITEYRDRAASDLLFAMMLFSMMRVVILHGGRFRPQLIWVTKSIAVLEEVAQALHADFNLMDLGAPYARKVLTQKVNPLRTPHEFYFWLTDSLDMVRDLPYDAAIILREIRKGRLKIEFEHKGLEPMRETLNRVSNRMSLTIIIAALLVSSSVIVMAGASPRVGSMPILALVGYLLAVVLGFALAMAIWLRGRR